The Intrasporangium calvum DSM 43043 sequence CTCCAGCGTCACGACATCCGGTGGGCGATCGACTCGCCCCACGTCTACTGGCTCGACCGCCCCGAGCGGTCCTCGGGGCTGTTCGACCTCGCTGCCGTCGACGGGCTCGAGCAGGTCCGCACCGTCGGCGACTACACGCTCTTCCGCGTCACCGGCTGCGGCCTGTCGTCTCGGTAGGGTTCGCCCCATGAGCTCGCCGCTGGTCTCGCGCATGCAGTCCTTCGGGACGACGATCTTCGCGGAGATGTCCGCGCTCGCCGTCCGGACGGGGGCGATCAACCTGGGCCAAGGGTTTCCCGACACCGACGGGCCCCGGGTCATGCTCGACGCGGCGAAGGCGGCCATCGACAGCGGACGAAACCAGTACCCGCCGGGACCTGGCGTCCCCGAGCTGCTCGACGCGGTCGCAGCGCACCAGGAGCGGTTCTACGGGTTGCGCGTCGACCCCACGTCGCAGGTCCTCGTCACGGTCGGAGCGACCGAGGCGATCGCATCGGTCGTCCTGGCCCTGTGCGAACCGGGCGACGAGGTGGTCACGTTCGAGCCGTACTACGACAGCTACACGGCCACCATCGCGCTGGCGGGCGCCACGAGACGGACGTCCGTGCTGCGGTTCCCCGACTTCGCGGTCGACGAGGAGTCCCTGCGGGCGGCATTCTCGGCTCGCACTCGTCTCGTCCTGCTCAACACGCCGCACAACCCCACGGGGAAGGTCTTCTCGCGGGCCGAGCTCGAGCTCGTCGCCGACCTCGCCCGCGAGCACGATGCCTGGGTCGTCACCGACGAGGTCTACGAGCACCTCGTGTTCGACGACTCCGTGCACATCCCGATGGCCACGCTGCCCGGGATGGCCGAGCGCACCATCACCATCTCGTCGGCGGGCAAGACCTTCTCGGCGACCGGGTGGAAGGTCGGCTGGTTGACCGGGCCGACCGAGGCGGTTGCGGCGGCGCGGACGGTGAAGCAGTTCCTCACGTACGTGGCGTCCGGCCCCTTCCAGCCTGCAGTCGCGATGGCCCTCGGACTCGGCGACGACGTCTACGCCGAGCTCGCGTCGTCCCTCCAGGCCAAGCGCGACCTGCTCTGCGAGGCCCTGCAGGCGTCGGGGCTGACCGTGTCCCGGCCGCGCGGCACCTACTTCGTCATCGCCGACGCCGCGCCGCTGGGCGCGGTCGACGGGCTGGAGTTCGCCCGTCGACTCCCCGAGCTGGCCGGTGTCGTCGGCGTGCCCGTGTCGGTCTTCCACGACGACCAGGACGCGGCGCGGACCTTGGTGCGGTTCGCGTTCTGCAAGCAGGACGACGTTCTCGTGGAGGCCAGCCGACGGCTCTCTCGGGTCAGGCGGTCCTGAGCCGCCCTCACCCGGGCCTCGAGCCGACCCGAGCCGACCTCTGCCCACCTGAAGCCCATGGTCCACATCCTCTCGGCGGAGTGGCTGGTCGTCCACAGGTGGGCCCGCTCGAGCTGAGGCGAGAGCGTGACCGGGCGAGGCTCGGTCCATGGTCCCGACCCCGCATCTCGTCGCAGCCCTGGCAGCAGCCGGCTTGGGCCTTGGCCTGGCCTCCGGCCCCCTCGCTCAGGCGACGACTCACGTGTCCGAGCCCACGCCGGTCGGCGCGGCCGATGCGAAGCGGCAGGCCCCGATGCCCGGCTGGCGCGGCTGGGTGTGGCCACTGGCGCCGGAGCCTGAGGTCGAGCGGCCCTCCGATGCCCCGAGGCGGCGCTGGGAGCCGGGGCATCGTGGGGTCGACCTGCGCGCATCGGTCGGACAGGAGGTCCGCTCACCGGCGGCCGGTGAGGTCG is a genomic window containing:
- a CDS encoding M23 family metallopeptidase — its product is MVPTPHLVAALAAAGLGLGLASGPLAQATTHVSEPTPVGAADAKRQAPMPGWRGWVWPLAPEPEVERPSDAPRRRWEPGHRGVDLRASVGQEVRSPAAGEVAFAARLAGRSVLVVRHPGGLRSTFEPVVGSLPVGSPVAPGEVIGLVTDESTHCDPATCLHWGVLRGREYLDPLVLLRRAPVILLPLE
- a CDS encoding pyridoxal phosphate-dependent aminotransferase; protein product: MSSPLVSRMQSFGTTIFAEMSALAVRTGAINLGQGFPDTDGPRVMLDAAKAAIDSGRNQYPPGPGVPELLDAVAAHQERFYGLRVDPTSQVLVTVGATEAIASVVLALCEPGDEVVTFEPYYDSYTATIALAGATRRTSVLRFPDFAVDEESLRAAFSARTRLVLLNTPHNPTGKVFSRAELELVADLAREHDAWVVTDEVYEHLVFDDSVHIPMATLPGMAERTITISSAGKTFSATGWKVGWLTGPTEAVAAARTVKQFLTYVASGPFQPAVAMALGLGDDVYAELASSLQAKRDLLCEALQASGLTVSRPRGTYFVIADAAPLGAVDGLEFARRLPELAGVVGVPVSVFHDDQDAARTLVRFAFCKQDDVLVEASRRLSRVRRS